One Solirubrobacter pauli DNA segment encodes these proteins:
- a CDS encoding acyl-CoA synthetase has product MIPKPSQLATQAQTKLQTLVTLTRAGIVHPERPDHLWHTVAALLRFGTTPAAGYIGAAKKFPNEPAIIDELGTLTFKQVDERTNALAHTFAADGIGEGDGVAIMCRNHRGWIDAMVACSKLGANALFMNTAFSGPQLTDVAEREQPKAIVYDEEFAEVLADAAKGRKRYVAWHDGKTEDPLLEDAIDRGDPSSLSAPDEQGRAIILTSGTTGTPKGASRSMPKSIDPIAALLSVIPLKAREKTMIAAPLFHAWGFAQWALSISLATTVVLQRKFDEESTLSLTAQHGCQALVVVPVMIQRILELDDEVLNRYDLSKVRAVPVSGSALPGAVSGKWMDHFGENLYNLYGSTEVAWATIATPRDLREAPGTAGRPPRGSVVKIYGEDGQPLPQGETGRIFVGNDVQFEGYTGGGNKDEIDGLLSSGDVGHFDEQGRLFIDGRDDDMIVSGGENVFPAEVEDLLHGHEAIVEAAVFGVDDEQYGQRLKAVIVKRGEITEDEVRRYVKENLAGYKQPRDVEFVDELPRTSTGKVLKRELL; this is encoded by the coding sequence TTGATCCCGAAGCCGAGCCAGCTCGCCACGCAGGCCCAGACCAAGCTCCAGACGCTCGTGACGCTCACCCGCGCGGGGATCGTCCACCCGGAGCGGCCAGACCACCTCTGGCACACGGTCGCGGCGCTGCTCCGGTTCGGCACCACGCCCGCGGCGGGCTACATCGGCGCGGCCAAGAAGTTCCCGAACGAGCCGGCGATCATCGACGAGCTCGGCACGCTCACCTTCAAGCAGGTCGACGAGCGCACGAACGCGCTCGCCCACACGTTCGCCGCCGACGGCATCGGCGAGGGCGACGGGGTCGCGATCATGTGCCGCAACCACCGCGGCTGGATCGACGCGATGGTCGCGTGCTCGAAGCTCGGCGCGAACGCCCTGTTCATGAACACCGCGTTCAGCGGCCCGCAGCTCACCGACGTCGCCGAGCGCGAGCAGCCGAAGGCGATCGTCTATGACGAGGAGTTCGCCGAGGTCCTGGCCGACGCCGCCAAGGGCCGCAAGCGCTACGTCGCCTGGCACGACGGCAAGACCGAGGACCCGCTGCTCGAGGACGCGATCGACCGCGGCGACCCGTCGTCGCTGAGCGCGCCGGATGAGCAAGGGCGCGCGATCATCCTGACCTCCGGCACCACCGGCACGCCGAAGGGCGCGTCCCGCTCGATGCCGAAGTCGATCGACCCGATCGCCGCGCTGCTGTCCGTGATCCCGCTCAAGGCGCGCGAGAAGACGATGATCGCCGCGCCGCTGTTCCACGCGTGGGGCTTCGCGCAGTGGGCCCTGAGCATCAGCCTCGCCACCACGGTCGTGCTCCAGCGCAAGTTCGACGAGGAGTCGACGCTCTCGCTGACCGCCCAGCACGGCTGCCAGGCGCTGGTGGTGGTCCCGGTGATGATCCAGCGGATCCTCGAGCTCGACGACGAGGTCCTCAACCGCTACGACCTGAGCAAGGTCCGGGCGGTGCCCGTCTCCGGCTCCGCGCTCCCCGGCGCGGTCTCCGGCAAGTGGATGGACCACTTCGGCGAGAACCTCTACAACCTCTACGGCTCGACCGAGGTGGCGTGGGCGACGATCGCCACGCCGCGGGACCTGCGGGAGGCGCCGGGCACCGCGGGCCGCCCGCCGCGCGGGTCCGTCGTGAAGATCTACGGCGAGGACGGCCAGCCGCTCCCGCAGGGGGAGACGGGCCGCATCTTCGTCGGCAACGACGTCCAGTTCGAGGGCTACACGGGCGGGGGCAACAAGGACGAGATCGACGGCCTGCTGTCCTCCGGCGACGTCGGCCACTTCGACGAGCAGGGCCGCCTGTTCATCGACGGCCGCGACGACGACATGATCGTCAGCGGCGGCGAGAACGTCTTCCCCGCGGAGGTCGAGGACCTGCTCCACGGCCACGAGGCGATCGTCGAGGCCGCGGTCTTCGGCGTCGACGACGAGCAGTACGGCCAGCGCCTGAAGGCCGTGATCGTCAAGCGCGGCGAGATCACCGAGGACGAGGTCCGCCGGTACGTCAAGGAGAACCTGGCCGGCTACAAGCAGCCGCGCGACGTGGAGTTCGTCGACGAGCTGCCGCGGACGTCCACCGGGAAGGTCCTCAAGCGAGAACTACTGTAA
- a CDS encoding acylphosphatase: protein MTQRRRVVAHGNVQGVFFRDSTRREAERRGVAGWAENLSDGTVGAVFEGPEADVEAMVEFVRGGPGHSTVDGLDVAVEEPEGLSGFLTR, encoded by the coding sequence ATGACGCAGCGGCGCCGCGTGGTGGCGCACGGGAACGTGCAAGGAGTGTTCTTCCGGGACTCGACCCGGCGCGAGGCCGAGCGCCGCGGTGTGGCCGGGTGGGCCGAGAACCTGAGCGACGGCACCGTCGGCGCGGTGTTCGAGGGGCCGGAGGCGGACGTCGAGGCCATGGTCGAGTTCGTGCGCGGCGGCCCCGGGCACTCGACGGTCGACGGGCTCGACGTGGCGGTCGAGGAGCCCGAGGGGCTGTCGGGCTTCCTCACGCGCTGA
- a CDS encoding DUF2130 domain-containing protein: MEAATPLRHPRVHVLMGRVIVENVVVDDPATAAFIDRRISAGDDPVDVVNDAIEVGARILEREQAAVDAEFVKNEFEKVSREVETAFTDKARVVAEFFGTKVDEVFGEENGHLARELQRLFGEGSTAAVQHQLREVMRDQSARMREDLLRQFSSADGSNPLADFKAAHLRTAREAATRQEAQLDAMREQMVALKLEIAGLRSEREKAAEVAAEHARGTAKGRPYEEALAEALESIARGQGDDCDAVGDFRGGGGRKGDVLIDIEGCSGAPRGRIVFEAKNSRRSRKEALSDLEEAMAQRAADYGVWVVPSAEQLPARVEGLREVGGDKMFVVYDPEDGSRLALEVAYSLARARVLMAKGGVDGLDAPALRAEVERALGAMDEVRRIKLHLTNAAGGIEQARAVLDSMAERVRAHLAQISSLVDEAGETA; the protein is encoded by the coding sequence ATGGAAGCCGCCACCCCACTTCGCCACCCGCGCGTCCACGTCCTGATGGGGCGTGTGATCGTCGAGAACGTGGTCGTGGACGACCCCGCGACCGCCGCGTTCATCGACCGGCGGATCTCCGCGGGGGACGACCCGGTGGACGTCGTCAACGACGCGATCGAGGTCGGCGCGCGGATCCTCGAGCGCGAGCAGGCGGCCGTCGACGCCGAGTTCGTCAAGAACGAGTTCGAGAAGGTCTCGCGCGAGGTGGAGACCGCGTTCACGGACAAGGCGCGCGTGGTCGCCGAGTTCTTCGGTACCAAGGTCGACGAGGTCTTCGGCGAGGAGAACGGCCACCTCGCGCGTGAGCTGCAGCGCCTGTTCGGCGAGGGCTCGACGGCGGCCGTGCAGCACCAGCTGCGCGAGGTGATGCGCGACCAGTCGGCCCGGATGCGCGAGGACCTGCTGCGCCAGTTCTCGTCCGCCGACGGGTCCAACCCCCTGGCCGACTTCAAGGCCGCGCACCTGCGCACCGCGCGCGAGGCCGCGACGCGCCAGGAGGCCCAGCTGGACGCGATGCGCGAGCAGATGGTCGCGCTGAAGCTGGAGATCGCGGGGTTGCGCTCCGAGCGCGAGAAGGCCGCCGAGGTGGCGGCCGAGCACGCCCGCGGCACCGCCAAGGGCCGCCCCTACGAGGAGGCGCTGGCCGAGGCGCTGGAGTCGATCGCCCGCGGCCAGGGCGACGACTGCGACGCGGTCGGCGACTTCCGCGGCGGCGGCGGCCGCAAGGGCGACGTGCTGATCGACATCGAGGGCTGCTCGGGTGCGCCACGCGGCCGGATCGTCTTCGAGGCCAAGAACTCCCGCCGCTCACGCAAGGAGGCGCTGTCGGACCTCGAGGAGGCGATGGCCCAGCGCGCCGCCGACTACGGCGTCTGGGTCGTGCCCTCCGCGGAGCAGCTCCCGGCGCGCGTGGAAGGGCTGCGCGAGGTCGGCGGCGACAAGATGTTCGTCGTCTACGACCCCGAGGACGGCTCGCGCCTGGCGCTCGAGGTGGCCTACTCCCTCGCCCGCGCCCGCGTGCTGATGGCCAAGGGCGGCGTGGACGGCCTGGACGCGCCGGCGCTGCGCGCAGAGGTCGAACGCGCCCTGGGCGCGATGGACGAGGTCCGTCGCATCAAGCTGCACCTGACCAACGCCGCGGGCGGCATCGAGCAGGCCCGCGCCGTGCTGGACAGCATGGCCGAGCGCGTCCGCGCGCACCTGGCGCAGATCTCGTCCCTCGTGGACGAGGCGGGCGAGACGGCGTAG